From Synchiropus splendidus isolate RoL2022-P1 chromosome 10, RoL_Sspl_1.0, whole genome shotgun sequence, the proteins below share one genomic window:
- the twist2 gene encoding twist-related protein 2: MDEGSSSPVSPVDSLATSEEELERQQKRLGGRKRRPSKRCSEDSSGGGSSPGPLKRGKKQSPSSAQSYEELQNQRVLANVRERQRTQSLNEAFASLRKIIPTLPSDKLSKIQTLKLASRYIDFLCQVLQSDEMDSKMSSCSYVAHERLSYAFSVWRMEGAWSMSASH, encoded by the coding sequence ATGGACGAGGGCTCCAGCTCGCCCGTGTCTCCGGTGGACAGCCTGGCGACCagcgaggaggagctggagcggcAGCAGAAGCGCCTCGGAGGCCGGAAGAGGAGACCCAGCAAGCGGTGCAGCGAggacagcagcggcggcggcagcagcccCGGGCCGCTCAAGCGCGGCAAGAAGCAGAGTCCCAGCAGCGCTCAGTCTTACGAGGAGCTGCAGAACCAGCGGGTCCTGGCCAACGTGCGCGAGAGGCAGCGGACTCAGTCCCTGAACGAGGCCTTCGCGTCCCTGCGCAAGATCATCCCCACGCTGCCGTCGGACAAGCTGAGCAAGATCCAGACGCTGAAGCTGGCGTCGCGCTACATCGACTTCCTGTGCCAGGTGCTGCAGAGCGACGAGATGGACAGCAAGATGTCCAGCTGCAGCTATGTGGCGCACGAGAGACTCAGTTACGCCTTCTCCGtgtggaggatggagggagccTGGTCCATGTCAGCATCCCACTAA